From Qipengyuania soli:
TCGAGGACCTCGGGATCGGGGACGTACAGACGGTCGCGACCGCTGCGGCGCGTGACGCGGAGAACGGGCGCGAATTCCTCGACCGGGTTGCGGCCCTCGGCCTTCATCCGCGCCTGCTTTCGGGTGAAGAGGAAGCCTGCGCTTCGGCCATGGGCGCGCTGGGCGCCTTCCCGGGTGCGCATGGCGTCGTGGCCGACCTTGGCGGCGGCAGTCTCGAACTGGTGTCGATCCACGGCAACGAATGCCATCGCGCCAAATCGCTGCCTTACGGCACGCTGCGCTTGCCGAAGATGCGCGCGGCGGGCGATTTCGAGGCTCACCTTCACGAAACGCTCGGCGAAGTCGGCTGGGCGGCACACCACGAGGGGCCGCTGTACATGATCGGCGGCACCTGGCGTGCGCTTGCCTCCTACGCCATGCGCGAGATCGACTATCCGCTGACCGACCCGCACGGCTTCGTCCTTTCGGTCGGGGATGCGGACCGGATGGCGGCGGAGCTGGTCAGGGCCAATCCGGTGGACTTGATGGACATCGGCGGGATCAGCGAAATGCGCGCCGGTTACCTGCCCGATGCTGCCGCCCTGCTGCGCCCGTTGCTTGCCGAATTCGAGCCCGATTGCCTGGTGTTCTCGAGCTGGGGCATTCGCGAGGGGCTGCTCTATTCGCGGCTCGAGCCGCTGCAGCAATCGCGCGATCCGCTGCTCGCGGGCATTTCCGCCTTTGCCAGCGCGCGCGACGTCCATGTGACCGACGCCACGCTCGTCTCCGCATGGACCGCCGATCTCGTCGAGAATGCCAAGCCGGGGGACGAGAGGAAGCGCATCGCCGCTGCGCAGCTTGCTGCTTCGCTGCGCCGTGTGGAGCCGAACCTGCGCCTTAATTGCGCGATCGAATGGTCGCTCGACAAACGCTGGATCGACCTTAGCCCGCGCGGCCGGGCGATGATCTGCGCCGCGCTTGTCGGCGCGCTCGGCCGGACCGAGCTGCCCGACCGCCTGCGCGTCCTCGCCAGCGACGACGATCTGCGCGAAGGCATGACCTGGGGTCTCGGCCTGCGTCTGGCCCAGAGGCTCGGCGGCGGGACGCGGGAATCGCTTTCGAACAGCAGGTTGCGGCGCAAGAAGCGCAAGCTGGTCCTGGAACTCGCAGCCAGCCACGCCGCGCTGGCAGCGGGGCCGGTCGAGCAGGAATTGACGATGCTCGCCGACTGGCTCGGCCTCGAACCCAAGATTAAGGTTGGTGAACTGGAGTAGGCGGGAACCTGCCTGCCTGGCCGACTGAAAAAATCCGCTGCGAAGGTCTTGTGCCGACAGGCCATCGCGTGGCGGAAACATCTTGTGCGCCAATCATTTTTCTAGGCTAAGGGCAGCGGCCTCGCAGCAAGCCCCCCGTGTGGGTCGCGAATGGAGAAAGCGCAGTTTCCGATCATGGCGCCAATCTGAAACCGGGTGTCTCCGTCAGCTACGCGCTGCCGGCGGGCCCCTTGCGGCGTTACATTTCCACCTATTCGCAAACCGTCGTCGCTCCGGGTTCGCCGACGGTGTTCGACCAGGTCTATCCCGAATGGCCCAATATCCGCCTGACCGCGGGTGGCGACATGGCCGCCTGCACGGGTCCCGGCCCGTTGCAGCCCTGCAATCCGATCTGCGCGATCGGTCCGACCAGCCATTCGACCCACTTCTCGCTTGCTCCGGGCCGCTACTGGACGATCAGCCTGCTCCCGCTTGGCTGGGCGCAACTGGTGGGCATTCGCGCAGCCGAGTTTGCCGACCGGTGGGAGGTCATCGGACGCGAAAGTTCATTCGCGGCGTTCGCTCCCCTGCTCGATTGCGCTGGGCAGGATGACGATTTCACCAGCATAGCGGCGCGCTTCGATGCGCATCTGCTGGCGATGCTCAAACGCCCGGCGCGCAGGGAAGAGACCATCCTGAAAGCCCATGACGCCTTGCTCGATCCCGAAGTGACCACGGTCGACGCGTTTGCCGAGCGGGCGGGCACGGGTGTGCGGGCGCTCGAACGGCTGTCGCTTGCGACGTTCGGCTTTAGTCCCAAGCTGCTGCTGCGCCGCCAGCGCTTCCTGCGAAGCCTTTCGCAGTTCATGCTCGACCCGTCGCTGGCGTGGATCGACACGCTCGACCACCAATATGTCGACCAGGCACATTTCATCCGCGATTTCCGTCGCTTCATGGATACCACCCCGGGGGCCTTCGCAGCCGCACCTCACCCGGTGCTATGGGCTGCAGCCGTGGCTCGCACGGCGATTGCGGGCAAGCCGATGCAGGTTCTCCAGCGCCCGTCCGAGAGCGTTTGATCCTGTTGGAATTGCCGCGACAGAGCTCAAACAGGCAATCGCGCTGCCCGACGCGTGCTCAGTCCGCGGTCGCGGGTGCCGCCAGCGGGAAGAAGGGAATGCGCACCTCGAGCGGCGAGCCGTCTTCGGCATGGAAGGTATAGAAGCCTTCCATCGAACCGTGCGGCGTTTCCAGCGGACAGCCGCTGACGTAGTCGTGGCTCTGGCCCGGCTTGAGGATGGGCTGTTCGCCGACTACGCCGTCGCCATCGACGTGGCTGACCATGCCGCGCCCGTCGGTGATCCGCCAGTGGCGCGTCATCAGCTGAACGCGTTCGTGCGAACCGTTCTCGATACGGATGTGATAGACCCAGAACCACTTGCCTGCCTTGGGCTGGCTCTGTTCGGGAAGGAAGTTCACCGCGACCCTGACGGTAATCCCGTCGGTCGTGGCGGCATGCTGGAAAAGCTCCTTGATCACACCTCTAAACTAGTATCGCGCGCCCCTCGTGCAAGGCGTGCAAGCGGGATTTCCCCCGCAACGATATTTATCGCGCCCTGCCCGACATGGTTAAAATCGGTTTACCGCAAGGGCTGACAATCCGCTAACCGCATGCGGACTAGCCTCCCCGGCAGAATGGCTACCATTTCGCAAACGGGGAACAGGGCATGATCGCAGGTATCGCCAGGATGCTGAAGCGACTGAGGGGCGACGAACGCGGCAATCTGCTGCTGATGGCCGGTGCCGCGCTGACCGGACTGATCGGTGCCGCCGGTATCGGCGTCGACACCGTGCAATGGTACCTGTGGAAGCGCCAGATGCAGCAGACGGTCGATACCGGGGCCACCGCCGGTGCCATCGCGCTCAGCTTCGGCCGCGACTACGATTCCTCTGCCCGCAGCGAGATCGCCCGTACGGCGAACACGGCCTACACCGTCGAAGCCATCCGCATTCCGCCGACCAGCGGTGCCTATGCCGGCGATACCGGCGCGGTCGAGGTCATCGCGACCACCAGCCGCAAGCTGCCCTTCTCCAGCGTGTTCCTCGCCACCGCACCCACCATCCGTACCCGGGCGGTGGCAACGGCTGTCGCGGTGGGAGACCCTTGCGTACTCGCGCTCGCGACTTCGGGCACGGGCGTGGAAGTCTTCGGTAGTGCAGACGTCTCGCTCGATTGCCCGGTTGCTTCGAACTCGCCGGTGGACGTGTCGGTCGACGTCGGCGGCAGCGCCTTCCTCGATTCAGGGCTGATCATGAGCGTAGGCGGTATCGACTATTCGACCGGCAACCTGCCCTCGGACGCAGCGATCATTCCGTATGGCCTGCCGGTAAGCGATCCGCTTGCCGGGCGCGACCTCTCCTATTCGAGCGCGACCTGCAACTACACGAACTACTCCGTGTCGCCGAGTGATCACGTCCAGACCTATGGCGGGACCTATTGCAACGGCATGAAGCTGCAGGGCACTGTGCGGATGCACGGTGGCGTCTACGTCATGAAGAGCGGCACCTTCCAGGTGAACTCGGGCGCAAATGTCACGCTGTTCGGCGATGGCGGCGTCACGATCATCCTGACCGGCAAGAATTCTAATACGGTCGCCACGGTCTCGATCAACGGCGATGCAAAGCTCGACATCAGGGCACCCACCTCGGCGGAAAATTCGAAGTGGGCGGGCATTCTGTTCTACCAGGACCCGATGGGTTCGGCGACGCACACCTTCAACGGCGGTGCGAACATCGATATCGAAGGCATCATCTACATGCCCACCGGCGACGTCACCTATAACGGCGACGCGACGCAGAACGCGCAGTGCCTGCTGCTGATTTCCGAACGGGTGCGCTTCGGCGGAACCAACAACATCGAGAACAACTGCAACGTCGACATCGACCCCTGGGCCGGCAAAGCCAAGGTCGTCCGGGTAGTGGAGTAGGAGTGATGATCTACGCCTTCGTCCAGCGCCTGCTTCGTGACCAGAGCGGCATCGGGTTCGTCGAACTGGCGCTGGTAGCGCCGCTGCTGGCGCTGATGTTCCTCGGCATGATCGACATGAGCAAGGTCATCGCCACGCGCGTCGATCTCGAACAGGCGGCGCAGCGCACCACCGACCTTGCGCTCGGCAAGCGCCCGCCCAACGGCAATACCGCCTACCTCGTGGCGGAGGCCGTTGCTGCATCCGGTGTGCCTTCGAGCGATGTAACCGTGACCCTGACCTGCGAATGCAACGGGGTAGTGCAGAACAAGTTCACCGACATGTGCAACGGCGGCCAGGTGACCCGGCGCTTTGCCACCGTATCGATCAAGAAGCAGGTTTCCACCGGGTTCAACTGGCGCATCGTCGGCGCCATGTTCACCGGTGGCTCCGCAACCTACACGCCGATTACGGTCATCGGCGACAGCGTGGTGAGGCTCCAGTGATGAAGCGCTTCCTTTCCGACAGCCGTGGCTCGATCGGCCTCGAATTCGGCCTCGCCCTGCCGATTCTCGTCGCCATGATCATCGGGGTGCTGCAATTCGGCCTCGTCCTCAACGCCAACGGCGCGATGCGCAATGCCATGGGCGAGGGCCTGCGCCTTGCAAAGGTCAAGCCTACGGCGACGACCGACCAGGTCATCAAGCGGACCAAGGACACGCTGATCGGCGTCGATCACAACGGCATCACCAAGCTGACCTTCAATCGCGGCACGGTGAACAACGTGGCCACGGGCGAGATGACGATGACGATCACGATGAAGCCGATCATCCCCTTTGCGCCGATCCCGCCGATCGTGCTGACGCAGACAAAGAAGGTCTACCTCCAGAGCTGAACGCTCTTCGGACCGCCGGCCGCAACGACGGCCTCGAAAATCAGGGCTTACCGCCGCCGAGATACTCCTCGATCTGGGCGAGGCGTTCTTTGCCGAACCACATTTCCTCGCCGACGAAATAGGTCGGGATGCCGAAAGTGCCGCGCGCGACTGCACCTTCTGTGTTGTCGATCAGGCGTTGTTTGACCTCTGGACCCTGCGTCGCTTCTAGCAGGCGCTGCGCGTCGAAGCCCGCCGCCGCGAGTTCCGCCGCCACGGCATCGACATCGCCGCAATTGAGCCCTCGTTCCCACACGGCAGGCAGCAGGGCATCGACGAGGGCTTGCCGCTCCTCCTCGTCCGCTGCAGCCACAAGGACGCGCTGCAGCAGGATCGAATTGAACGGAAAGGCCTTGGGAATGGTGAAGCGCGTCATCCCGTGGCGGTCGAGGAAGCGGTTGAACTCCAGAGAAGCGTAGGCGACCTTGCCCTTCACATCGGCGTCCCGCATCATCGGCGGCGAATTGCCGGTCAGCTTGTGCATCCCGCCCAGCAGGACCGGTGTGACCACCAGCTTCGCGCCGGTCCGTTCGACGATCTCCTTGAGCGGATACCACGCGAGGTAGCCGTTGGGTCCGGCGAAATCGAAGATGTATTCGACAGTCTTGGTCATAGTCCGGCCCTCGCCAGCGCCTGGTCGAGGTCCTCCTTGACGTCCTCGACATCCTCGAGCCCGACGTTGATGCGCAGCAAGCCTTCGGTAACGCCCATTTCGTCGCGCGCTTCCTGCGTCATCCCGGCGTGAGTGGTGCTGGCCGGATGACACATCAGGCTGCGGGAATCGCCGATATTGTTCGAGATATCGACCAGCTCGAGCGCGTCGAGAACGGCGAAAGCGGTCGCGCGGTCGCCCACGTCGAACGCGAAAATCGGGCCGGTCGCAGCCATTTGCCGTGTGGCGATGTCGTGGCGCGGATGGCTGGGGAGCCCGGGATGGAGCATCTTCGGCACGCGCGCCTCTATCGCCCTGCCCAGTTCGACGGCATTCTCGCTCTGGCGGCGGGCGCGCATATCGAGTGTCTCCAGCCCCTTGAGAACCACCCACGCGTTGAAAGGCGACAGGTTGGGACCCGTGTTGCGCTGGAAGGGCAGCAGGACCTCGTCGATCCATTGCTGCGATCCGCAGACGGCACCGGCAAGCACCCTGCCCTGCCCGTCCATCAGCTTTGTCGCGCTGTAGGCCACGACGTCGGCGCCATAGTCCATCGGGCGCTGCAGCGCGCTGGTGGCGAAGGCGTTGTCGACCACGGTGGTGATGCCGTGTGCCTTGGCGATTCCGCAAACATGTTCGAGGTCGACCACGTCGAGCGTGGGATTGGCCGGGGTCTCGAAGAAGAACACCTTGGTGTTGGGCTGGATCGCGGCTTCCCAAGCGGCATTGTCGGCGCTGTCGACGACCGAAGTCTCGATGCCGAAACGCGGCAGCAGGCTGTCGAGCAGCCAGCGGCACGAACCGAAAGCGGCCCGTGCGCCGACGATGTGGTCGCCCGCCGAAAGCTGGCACAACAGAGCCGTGGTCATCGCGGCCATGCCGGTCGCCTGCGCGCGGCAGGCCTCGGCCCCCTCCATCAGCGCAATGCGCTCCTCCAGCATCGCCACCGTTGGGTTTTGCAGGCGCGAATAGGTCATCCCTTCGGCCTCGCCCGCAAAGCGGTCGGCGACGATCTGCGCACTGTCGTAGGTGTAGCCCGAGCTGAGGAACAGCACCTCGCTGGTCTCGCCGTGCTCGCTACGCCAGGTGCCACCGCGCACGGCCTGCGTCGCGGGGCGCCATTTCGAAGTAATCGAGCGGTCCATTCCGGTGGTCTTTTTCATGGCACGCGGGATAGCACGGCAAGCCCGCGCGGCAAGCGGCACGGCCTTGCAGCACGGCAAGCCCCGCTTCGCCGATAACGCTCGCAGTTTGGCGCGATCTGGATATAGCGGGACGACAAATCATTCCTGGGGGCCGCATGTCGTCTTACGAAATTCTCGCTGCGGGCGGCCTCGCCGCCGTTCTGATCGCTCTCGGTCTTATCGCTTCCGGGCGCTTGTCGGGCGGCGACGCACTCGCCGCTGCCATGCTCGCGGGCGCTTTCGCTGGCTTCACTGCAATCACGGTGTTCAAGGAAGGGGCACTGCTGGTGTGGGCAAATCACACGACCAGCCTGTGGGGCGTACAGGTATGGTGGGACCTCCTCATTGCGGTTACCCTGGCGGTGTTCTTCATCGTTCCGCGGGCACGGGCCGCGGGAATGAACGTGCTGCCCTGGATCGTCTTCGTTGCCCTGACGGCCAGCATCGGCCTGCTTGCGATGGTCGCGCGCCTTTTCTGGCTGGAGAAGCAGGCCGCCACTTCTTAAGCAGCTTGCAGCGCGCGTGGCCATTTTCTAGGCCGTTCGCGATGAGCCGCGCGCCCCAGCAAACCCGCGATCCCCTTGGCTGGAGTGCCGCGATCACGCTGGCATTCTGGCTGCTCTGCCTGCCGTTTTTGACCGCAGTCACCAAGCCCTATTTCGACGAGGTCCACTACCTTCCCGCCGCGCGCGAGCTGCTGGCGCTGGGCGAATTCACCAATCGCGAACACCCGCTGGTCGGCAAGGAGCTGATCGCCGCGGGAATCTGGCTGCTGGGCGACAATCCGTGGGGCTGGCGCCTAATTCCCACCCTGTTCGGCGCGCTGGCCCTGTTCGCCAACATGCGCGCCATGTGGTTCGGCACATCCAGCCGCTTCGCCACCATCGCCTACGGCGTGCTGCTGGCGAGCGGCTTCCACCTGTTCGTGCACGCGCGCATCGCGATGCTCGACATCTTCTATCTCGCCTTCCTGAGCTTGGCCGCGTGGCAGTTCGCCGCCGCAATGCGCCAGCCCGAACAGGGGCGCTGGCGGCTCGCGATCACGGGTATAGCGCTGGGCCTCGCCATGGGATCGAAGTGGAACGCGGTGGTGGTGGCCATGCTGCCCGGTCTCGTCTTCCTCGTCGCCCGGTTCATGGCCGGCCGTCGCCGCCTGCTCTTCAGCCGCCGCGGAGCGCCCGTCCCGGGAATCACGCTGGTCGAGGCCGCGCTCTGGCTCGGCGTATTGCCAGTGCTGGTTTATGCGGCAACCTTCGCACCGGGATTCTGGTTCAAGATCAACCCGATTACCGAGGGCCTGATCTTCCATCACAGGTTCATGCTCGACTTGCAGGAACAGGTGCTGAGCCCGCATCCCTACCAGTCGACCTGGACCGACTGGGTGATCAACTGGCGGGCGATCTGGTACCTTTACGAACCGGTCGATGGCATCCAGCGCGGCATCATCCTGATCGGCAATCCGCTGACCATGCTGGTCGGACTTCCGGCGCTGCTGTGGTGTCTGTGGGCAGCACTGCTGCGACGCAACCACGCGGCGTTGGCGGCGGTGCTGGTCTATGTGGTCAGCCTCGGATTCTGGATCTTCGCGGCGAAGGCGGTCCAGTTCTACTACCACTACACCCTGCCCAGCATGGCACTGCTCGCCGCGCTGGCGCTGGCATGCGACGCGCCGTGGCAGAAGGGCCGGCGCAAGCTGGCACTTGCGCCCGTCATCGGCAGCGTGCTTGTGTTCGCCTGGTTCTATCCGATCCTCAGCGCCGCGCCGCTCGAGGGTCCGAACAGCTTTGCCGTCTGGACCTGGCTTGCCAGCTGGCGCTGAGCCTCAGTAGCGGCCCCAGACGAATCGGCTCGACAAGGCGTAGTTCCACACCGAACCGATGCCAATGCCGACAAGGGCGGCAAAGACCGTGTGGAAGCCGCGGTCGTGCAGCGTGGTCGCCACGGCGACATTGGCGAAGGCGCCGATCGAGCAGGCAACAATGAAGCTGACCCAGCCGAAAAACACCTTCTTCGCCTCCGTCAGGCGCTTGTCGCGATAGGTCAGGAAGTTGTTGAGCCAGAAGTTGAAGCTCATCGCCCCGAAGGTTGCGACGGCCTGGCTCCAGCTGAAATTCGCACCGCCGAGCAGCAGGAAGGCATAGAGGATGGCCATGTGCACGCCGACGCCGATGACCCCGACGGTACCGAACAGCGCAAAGCGGGTCGGGATCACCTTGCCGAAGCTCTTGTCGTAGAGACCGGCGAGGAAATCGAGCGCGATCGCTCGGTCGAGCTTGGATTCGCCGGAACGGCGGGCGGAGAAATTCATCGGGAAGTCCTTCACCTTGAGCGGCGTTTCGGATGTGGCGAGAAGGTCGAGCAGGATCTTGAAGCCGATGCCCGACAGGCCGGGCACCAGCTTGCGGGCGGTTTCGGCAGGAAGCAGGAAAAACCCGCTCATCGGATCGGAAAGTTCGACTCCGGTCAGCTTGCGGGCGAGCGTATTGGCGACGCTCGACAGCTTTTCGCGGTCGGGGCGACCCCACTCCTCCATGCTCGCACCGTCGGCGAAGCGGCTGGCGACGGCGACCTCGGCCTCGCCCGACTTCACACAGGCAAGCATGTCGACGAGCAGCTTGGGATCATGCTGGTGATCGGCATCCATCACCGCCACGTAAGGTGCGGCGGTGGCGCAAAAACCTTCGATGGCGGCGCTGGAAAGCCCGCGACGACCGATGCGCTGGATCACCCGCACGCGCGGATCGGTCTGGGCGATGCGGCGCGCCTCGTCGGCGGTGCCGTCGGCCGAGTTGTCGTCGACGATCAGCACTTCCCATCCGCCATGACCCAGTGCACCCTCGATTCGCTCGACCAGCGGCTCGAGATTGTCGCGTTCGTTGAGCGTCGGCAGGATGATGGCAAGTTCGAGCGGCGTGGAACCTGCACGGCGTTCACGGACCACTGACGGCTGGCTTTCGGGTGTCATATCCATTGCTTGCCCCGATTAGGGGGCAATTCTCAAGATATGGTTAGCAGGGTGCTAACAATCGCATCGCCGATTTCGCTGGTCGAGGCCGTCCCGCCCAGGTCTCCGCCGCGGGTTTCGGAGGCCAATACCTGCGCCACGGCACGCTCGACGCGGTTGGCTTCCTCCTCGCGCCCCAGCGAATGGCGCAGCAGCATGGCGAGGCTAAGTACGGCGGCGACCGGGTTGGCCTTGCCCTGCCCGGCGATATCGGGCGCGCTGCCGTGGATCGGTTCGTAGAGGCCGAAAGTGCCGAATTCGGTCTGGCGCTCTCCCAGACTGGCGCTCGCGAGCAGCCCTATCGAACCGACCACCGCACTCGCCTGGTCGGACAATATGTCGCCGAAGAGGTTGCCGGTGACGATGGTGTCGAACTGCCCGGGCGAACGGCACATCTGCATCGCGGCATTGTCGACATACATGTGCTCGAGCTCGACATCGGGGTACTCGGCGGCAATTTCGATCACCGTCTCGCGCCAGATACGGCTGGTTTCGAGTACGTTGGCCTTGTCGACGCTGGTCAGCTTCTTGCGCCGTTTCTGCGCGGCGCGGAAGGCGGTGTGGGCAATGCGACGCACTTCGGCTTCGTTGTAGGACATGGCGTCCCAGCCCTCGCGGCCCCCTGCGCTGTCCCGCTCGCCCTTGTCGCCGAAATAGACGTCGCCATTGAGCTCGCGCACGACGAGGAGGTCGATGCCGCGGGCGATCTCTGGCTTGAGCGGGGAAAGATCTTCGAGGCCCGGGAAGCCTGCCGCTGGGCGCAGGTTGGCAAACAGGGTCAGTTCCGCCCGCAGGCCGAGGATCGCTTGTTCGGGCCGGAGGTGGCGCGGCAGGTCGTCACAGGAGAAGTCGCCCACCGCCCCGAACAGCACCGCATCGGCTGCGCGTGCCATTTCCAGCGTCTCAGGCGGGAGCGGATGACCATGGCGGCGATAGGCGACGGCACCGACATCGCCTTCAAACAAGGTCAGGCCGGGCAGTGAAAGCGCTTCGAGCACGCGCAGCGCCTGCGCGGTGACTTCGGGTCCGATCCCGTCACCGGGTAATACTGCAATCTTCATTCAATCATCCGTGCCAGGCGCTGCCTCAGGAGCTGTCTTGCGGCTAGAACGTCGGTACGCGTGTCGGCAAGCAGGTATCGGGCGATGAGGCCCTCCTGCCGGTCGAGAATTTCCAAGGCCTGCCCAAGGTCCGCTATCGCAGGTCGTTCGCCGCCATAGCCAAGCTCGCGCAATAACAGCGCCTCGTAGGCGACCAAGGCCTCGACCCACTGCCGCGCCGCTTCCGAGGAGCAGATAGCATCGAGCAGCCCGCCGAGCGCGGCATAAAGTGTGGGATAGGGGTTGCGTTCGGGCAGTGCCGAAGCGGTCAGCGCGGTCGCCCAGGCGATGGCGGCAGCGGGTAGCGGCTCGGACAGCCACGGCCCCCGGCTCCTGACCAGTTCAAGACGGGCAAAAGGCAGCTGGCTGTCGGACTTCGCACGAATATCGGCAGCGACCACATTGCCGGGTATGACCACCG
This genomic window contains:
- a CDS encoding Ppx/GppA family phosphatase, whose amino-acid sequence is MNLRRGARRRPPPPPRAVIDIGSNTVRLVIYEGTARAPETVWNEKVAARLGRDLSETGRIPEEAAQEALAALARYALIIEDLGIGDVQTVATAAARDAENGREFLDRVAALGLHPRLLSGEEEACASAMGALGAFPGAHGVVADLGGGSLELVSIHGNECHRAKSLPYGTLRLPKMRAAGDFEAHLHETLGEVGWAAHHEGPLYMIGGTWRALASYAMREIDYPLTDPHGFVLSVGDADRMAAELVRANPVDLMDIGGISEMRAGYLPDAAALLRPLLAEFEPDCLVFSSWGIREGLLYSRLEPLQQSRDPLLAGISAFASARDVHVTDATLVSAWTADLVENAKPGDERKRIAAAQLAASLRRVEPNLRLNCAIEWSLDKRWIDLSPRGRAMICAALVGALGRTELPDRLRVLASDDDLREGMTWGLGLRLAQRLGGGTRESLSNSRLRRKKRKLVLELAASHAALAAGPVEQELTMLADWLGLEPKIKVGELE
- a CDS encoding helix-turn-helix domain-containing protein; translation: MWVANGESAVSDHGANLKPGVSVSYALPAGPLRRYISTYSQTVVAPGSPTVFDQVYPEWPNIRLTAGGDMAACTGPGPLQPCNPICAIGPTSHSTHFSLAPGRYWTISLLPLGWAQLVGIRAAEFADRWEVIGRESSFAAFAPLLDCAGQDDDFTSIAARFDAHLLAMLKRPARREETILKAHDALLDPEVTTVDAFAERAGTGVRALERLSLATFGFSPKLLLRRQRFLRSLSQFMLDPSLAWIDTLDHQYVDQAHFIRDFRRFMDTTPGAFAAAPHPVLWAAAVARTAIAGKPMQVLQRPSESV
- the apaG gene encoding Co2+/Mg2+ efflux protein ApaG; translation: MKELFQHAATTDGITVRVAVNFLPEQSQPKAGKWFWVYHIRIENGSHERVQLMTRHWRITDGRGMVSHVDGDGVVGEQPILKPGQSHDYVSGCPLETPHGSMEGFYTFHAEDGSPLEVRIPFFPLAAPATAD
- a CDS encoding TadE/TadG family type IV pilus assembly protein, which codes for MIAGIARMLKRLRGDERGNLLLMAGAALTGLIGAAGIGVDTVQWYLWKRQMQQTVDTGATAGAIALSFGRDYDSSARSEIARTANTAYTVEAIRIPPTSGAYAGDTGAVEVIATTSRKLPFSSVFLATAPTIRTRAVATAVAVGDPCVLALATSGTGVEVFGSADVSLDCPVASNSPVDVSVDVGGSAFLDSGLIMSVGGIDYSTGNLPSDAAIIPYGLPVSDPLAGRDLSYSSATCNYTNYSVSPSDHVQTYGGTYCNGMKLQGTVRMHGGVYVMKSGTFQVNSGANVTLFGDGGVTIILTGKNSNTVATVSINGDAKLDIRAPTSAENSKWAGILFYQDPMGSATHTFNGGANIDIEGIIYMPTGDVTYNGDATQNAQCLLLISERVRFGGTNNIENNCNVDIDPWAGKAKVVRVVE
- a CDS encoding TadE/TadG family type IV pilus assembly protein, coding for MIYAFVQRLLRDQSGIGFVELALVAPLLALMFLGMIDMSKVIATRVDLEQAAQRTTDLALGKRPPNGNTAYLVAEAVAASGVPSSDVTVTLTCECNGVVQNKFTDMCNGGQVTRRFATVSIKKQVSTGFNWRIVGAMFTGGSATYTPITVIGDSVVRLQ
- a CDS encoding TadE/TadG family type IV pilus assembly protein, producing MKRFLSDSRGSIGLEFGLALPILVAMIIGVLQFGLVLNANGAMRNAMGEGLRLAKVKPTATTDQVIKRTKDTLIGVDHNGITKLTFNRGTVNNVATGEMTMTITMKPIIPFAPIPPIVLTQTKKVYLQS
- a CDS encoding 2-hydroxychromene-2-carboxylate isomerase, whose amino-acid sequence is MTKTVEYIFDFAGPNGYLAWYPLKEIVERTGAKLVVTPVLLGGMHKLTGNSPPMMRDADVKGKVAYASLEFNRFLDRHGMTRFTIPKAFPFNSILLQRVLVAAADEEERQALVDALLPAVWERGLNCGDVDAVAAELAAAGFDAQRLLEATQGPEVKQRLIDNTEGAVARGTFGIPTYFVGEEMWFGKERLAQIEEYLGGGKP
- a CDS encoding trans-sulfuration enzyme family protein; this encodes MKKTTGMDRSITSKWRPATQAVRGGTWRSEHGETSEVLFLSSGYTYDSAQIVADRFAGEAEGMTYSRLQNPTVAMLEERIALMEGAEACRAQATGMAAMTTALLCQLSAGDHIVGARAAFGSCRWLLDSLLPRFGIETSVVDSADNAAWEAAIQPNTKVFFFETPANPTLDVVDLEHVCGIAKAHGITTVVDNAFATSALQRPMDYGADVVAYSATKLMDGQGRVLAGAVCGSQQWIDEVLLPFQRNTGPNLSPFNAWVVLKGLETLDMRARRQSENAVELGRAIEARVPKMLHPGLPSHPRHDIATRQMAATGPIFAFDVGDRATAFAVLDALELVDISNNIGDSRSLMCHPASTTHAGMTQEARDEMGVTEGLLRINVGLEDVEDVKEDLDQALARAGL
- a CDS encoding phospholipid carrier-dependent glycosyltransferase, with the protein product MSRAPQQTRDPLGWSAAITLAFWLLCLPFLTAVTKPYFDEVHYLPAARELLALGEFTNREHPLVGKELIAAGIWLLGDNPWGWRLIPTLFGALALFANMRAMWFGTSSRFATIAYGVLLASGFHLFVHARIAMLDIFYLAFLSLAAWQFAAAMRQPEQGRWRLAITGIALGLAMGSKWNAVVVAMLPGLVFLVARFMAGRRRLLFSRRGAPVPGITLVEAALWLGVLPVLVYAATFAPGFWFKINPITEGLIFHHRFMLDLQEQVLSPHPYQSTWTDWVINWRAIWYLYEPVDGIQRGIILIGNPLTMLVGLPALLWCLWAALLRRNHAALAAVLVYVVSLGFWIFAAKAVQFYYHYTLPSMALLAALALACDAPWQKGRRKLALAPVIGSVLVFAWFYPILSAAPLEGPNSFAVWTWLASWR
- a CDS encoding glycosyltransferase family 2 protein, whose translation is MTPESQPSVVRERRAGSTPLELAIILPTLNERDNLEPLVERIEGALGHGGWEVLIVDDNSADGTADEARRIAQTDPRVRVIQRIGRRGLSSAAIEGFCATAAPYVAVMDADHQHDPKLLVDMLACVKSGEAEVAVASRFADGASMEEWGRPDREKLSSVANTLARKLTGVELSDPMSGFFLLPAETARKLVPGLSGIGFKILLDLLATSETPLKVKDFPMNFSARRSGESKLDRAIALDFLAGLYDKSFGKVIPTRFALFGTVGVIGVGVHMAILYAFLLLGGANFSWSQAVATFGAMSFNFWLNNFLTYRDKRLTEAKKVFFGWVSFIVACSIGAFANVAVATTLHDRGFHTVFAALVGIGIGSVWNYALSSRFVWGRY
- the leuB gene encoding 3-isopropylmalate dehydrogenase yields the protein MKIAVLPGDGIGPEVTAQALRVLEALSLPGLTLFEGDVGAVAYRRHGHPLPPETLEMARAADAVLFGAVGDFSCDDLPRHLRPEQAILGLRAELTLFANLRPAAGFPGLEDLSPLKPEIARGIDLLVVRELNGDVYFGDKGERDSAGGREGWDAMSYNEAEVRRIAHTAFRAAQKRRKKLTSVDKANVLETSRIWRETVIEIAAEYPDVELEHMYVDNAAMQMCRSPGQFDTIVTGNLFGDILSDQASAVVGSIGLLASASLGERQTEFGTFGLYEPIHGSAPDIAGQGKANPVAAVLSLAMLLRHSLGREEEANRVERAVAQVLASETRGGDLGGTASTSEIGDAIVSTLLTIS
- the recO gene encoding DNA repair protein RecO gives rise to the protein MQLSAPAILVAARPHGETAVIARMLTEESGLVAAYVAGGRGRVLRPVVIPGNVVAADIRAKSDSQLPFARLELVRSRGPWLSEPLPAAAIAWATALTASALPERNPYPTLYAALGGLLDAICSSEAARQWVEALVAYEALLLRELGYGGERPAIADLGQALEILDRQEGLIARYLLADTRTDVLAARQLLRQRLARMIE